In Euzebya rosea, one genomic interval encodes:
- the trpE gene encoding anthranilate synthase component I: MNGYRPDRDTYVALAADHVLVPVVREVLADVSTPVSVYDRLRGPGTFLLESVEHGERWGRYSFTGLNPLISLRARHGQVAVTGPVPDAVATAADTGDPLATIEALLESLTVPELDDMPPLFAGLVGYLGWDIVRHIEDLPDDTLDDQGLDDVRMMLPGQVVAFDHLRQRLVVVTNTIPGDDPGADWDRAVADTEALVARLAEPITAPVIPPPQPSRVDRADANMTPEAYMASVEACKAYIRAGDAFQVVPSQRFSLDTDVDPLAVHRVLRVINPSPYMYLFDYGDLQIVGSSPEALVTARKGVAEIWPIAGSQPRGETEAEDAAYEATLRGDEKERAEHVMLVDLARNDLGRISRTGSVRVDDFMSVVRYSHIMHLVSRVQARVNEGMGAVDVIRATFPAGTLSGAPKVRAMEIIDEVEPTRRGIYGGGIGYVDLAGNVDLCIAIRTLVFHSGRAHVQAGAGVVADSVPEKEYEETRNKAMALLSAVRAAEAWTAG; this comes from the coding sequence GTGAACGGCTATCGCCCGGACCGCGACACCTACGTCGCCCTCGCTGCCGACCACGTCCTCGTCCCCGTCGTGCGCGAGGTCCTCGCCGACGTCTCCACGCCCGTCAGCGTCTACGACCGCCTGCGCGGGCCCGGCACGTTCCTGCTGGAGTCCGTCGAACACGGCGAACGGTGGGGTCGGTACTCCTTCACGGGCCTCAACCCGCTGATCTCCCTCCGTGCCCGCCACGGCCAGGTGGCCGTCACCGGTCCCGTCCCGGACGCCGTCGCGACCGCCGCCGACACCGGTGACCCCCTCGCCACCATCGAGGCGCTGCTGGAGTCGCTGACGGTCCCCGAGCTCGACGACATGCCGCCGCTGTTCGCCGGGCTCGTCGGCTACCTCGGCTGGGACATCGTCCGCCACATCGAGGACCTGCCCGACGACACCCTCGACGACCAGGGCCTCGACGACGTCCGCATGATGCTGCCCGGCCAGGTCGTGGCCTTCGACCACCTGCGCCAGCGCCTGGTGGTCGTCACCAACACCATCCCCGGCGACGACCCGGGGGCCGACTGGGACCGCGCCGTCGCCGACACCGAGGCGCTCGTCGCCCGGCTGGCCGAGCCGATCACCGCACCGGTCATCCCGCCGCCGCAGCCCAGCCGGGTCGACCGAGCCGACGCCAACATGACCCCCGAGGCCTACATGGCCAGCGTCGAGGCATGCAAGGCCTACATCCGGGCCGGCGACGCCTTCCAGGTCGTCCCCTCCCAGCGGTTCTCCCTCGACACCGACGTCGACCCCCTGGCCGTGCACCGGGTCCTGCGGGTGATCAACCCCTCGCCCTACATGTACCTGTTCGACTACGGCGACCTGCAGATCGTCGGGTCCTCACCCGAGGCGCTGGTCACCGCCCGCAAGGGCGTCGCGGAGATCTGGCCGATCGCCGGCTCCCAGCCGCGCGGCGAGACCGAGGCGGAGGACGCCGCCTACGAGGCCACCCTGCGCGGCGACGAGAAGGAACGTGCCGAACACGTCATGCTCGTCGACCTGGCGCGCAACGACCTCGGCCGCATCTCCCGCACCGGATCGGTCCGCGTCGACGACTTCATGTCCGTCGTCCGCTACAGCCACATCATGCACCTGGTCTCACGCGTGCAGGCCCGGGTCAACGAGGGCATGGGCGCCGTCGACGTCATCCGCGCCACGTTCCCGGCCGGCACCCTGTCGGGCGCCCCCAAGGTCCGGGCGATGGAGATCATCGACGAGGTCGAACCCACCCGCCGTGGCATCTACGGCGGCGGGATCGGCTACGTCGACCTGGCCGGCAACGTCGACCTGTGCATCGCGATCCGCACCCTCGTCTTCCACAGCGGCCGTGCCCACGTGCAGGCCGGCGCCGGCGTCGTCGCCGACAGCGTGCCCGAGAAGGAGTACGAGGAGACACGAAACAAGGCCATGGCGCTGCTGTCGGCCGTCCGGGCAGCCGAGGCGTGGACGGCGGGATGA
- the trpB gene encoding tryptophan synthase subunit beta, with translation MGALDELDTSFAAAMADQAFLDRMNGLRAEYGGRPTALYRADRLTEHAGGATVWLKREDLAHTGSHKLCNVLGQGLLAQRMGKPRLIAETGAGQHGVATATIAALLGMECVVYMGEEDCRRQRLNVVRMRLMGAEVIPVTSGTRTLKDAINEAMRDWVTNVESTHYLIGSAMGPHPFPTMVRDFVKVIGQEIRWQMMERTGGLPDAVVACVGGGSNAIGAFHEFIGDPDVRLIGVEAGGSGIASGAHAATIGGGTEGILHGARTIVLQDDFGQVIPTHSVSAGLDYPGIGPEHAWLADTGRATYLNATDEEALDGFKLVCELEGIIPALEPAHAIIPALRIAREVGEGGNVVINLSGRGDKDVDEVARVLEMTDVKASEDHA, from the coding sequence ATGGGGGCCCTGGACGAGCTGGACACCAGCTTCGCCGCCGCCATGGCCGATCAGGCGTTCCTGGACCGCATGAACGGCCTCCGCGCCGAGTACGGCGGCCGGCCGACCGCTCTGTACCGGGCCGACCGGCTGACCGAGCACGCCGGCGGGGCCACCGTCTGGCTGAAGCGCGAGGACCTGGCCCACACCGGCTCGCACAAGCTGTGCAACGTCCTCGGGCAGGGCCTGCTGGCCCAGCGCATGGGCAAGCCACGGCTGATCGCCGAGACCGGCGCCGGCCAGCACGGGGTGGCCACGGCCACCATCGCCGCGCTGCTCGGCATGGAGTGCGTCGTCTACATGGGCGAGGAGGACTGCCGTCGTCAACGCCTCAACGTCGTGCGCATGCGGCTGATGGGCGCCGAGGTCATCCCGGTCACCTCCGGCACCCGCACCCTCAAGGACGCCATCAACGAGGCCATGCGCGACTGGGTCACCAACGTCGAGTCGACCCACTACCTCATCGGGTCGGCCATGGGCCCCCACCCGTTCCCGACCATGGTCCGTGACTTCGTGAAGGTCATCGGCCAGGAGATCCGCTGGCAGATGATGGAGCGGACCGGCGGCCTGCCCGATGCGGTCGTGGCCTGCGTCGGTGGTGGCTCCAACGCCATCGGGGCCTTCCACGAGTTCATCGGCGACCCCGACGTCCGGCTCATCGGTGTGGAGGCGGGCGGCTCCGGCATCGCCTCCGGCGCCCACGCCGCCACCATCGGCGGGGGGACCGAGGGCATCCTCCACGGTGCCCGCACGATCGTGCTGCAGGACGACTTCGGCCAGGTCATCCCCACCCACTCGGTCTCGGCCGGCCTGGACTATCCCGGCATCGGCCCCGAGCACGCGTGGCTGGCCGACACCGGACGTGCCACCTACCTCAACGCCACCGACGAGGAGGCGCTGGACGGCTTCAAGCTGGTCTGCGAGCTCGAGGGCATCATCCCGGCGCTCGAACCCGCGCACGCGATCATCCCGGCGCTGCGGATCGCCCGCGAGGTGGGGGAGGGCGGCAACGTCGTCATCAACCTGTCGGGTCGTGGCGACAAGGACGTCGACGAGGTCGCCCGCGTGCTGGAGATGACCGACGTGAAGGCAAGCGAGGACCACGCATGA
- a CDS encoding ABC transporter substrate-binding protein has protein sequence MQTLTRRQLGLGGAAVVAAAAASTLLQPTGTSPMRLGLGAMKPTSLRIGAILPTSPWDAELPRRIVAGLRDALSAPDWLSVEMVEREVVGGTVGIRSAASDLLARDVDVLLAATNPLAADPLVELAAAASVPLLVSTFGATTPRRLGRGDVAATVHGLHLADAAAALGAWTVREHGPRVGVLASDREAMFDLIGQLGRGVTSAGGTMAALEIVSEPGELSAAADRLEQAGLDALHIEVAGRDAAPFLDLLEDGSFRGVPVTIDPLASGGDALPACASWSRGTDPAGVLGAETGSLLVAALRRGGGHGVVFPGTSFDTDRGRLRVSSTGVTAGPVAMLADGRPLAVPPGDRGNLSLPVAGVTNEFLCL, from the coding sequence GTGCAGACGCTGACCAGACGCCAGCTGGGCCTCGGCGGTGCGGCGGTGGTCGCCGCAGCAGCTGCCTCGACCCTCCTCCAGCCCACGGGGACCTCGCCCATGCGGCTGGGACTCGGGGCGATGAAGCCGACGTCGCTTCGGATCGGCGCGATCCTGCCGACTTCTCCGTGGGACGCCGAGCTCCCGCGTCGGATCGTTGCCGGGTTGCGGGACGCCCTGTCGGCGCCGGACTGGTTGTCGGTCGAGATGGTCGAACGCGAGGTCGTGGGTGGCACGGTCGGGATTCGCAGCGCCGCATCCGACCTGCTGGCCCGTGACGTCGACGTGCTGCTCGCGGCCACGAACCCGCTGGCGGCCGACCCGCTCGTCGAACTGGCGGCAGCGGCGTCGGTACCGCTGCTCGTGTCGACCTTCGGCGCGACGACCCCGCGTCGCCTCGGCCGCGGCGACGTCGCCGCAACCGTGCACGGCCTGCACCTGGCGGACGCCGCTGCGGCGCTGGGCGCCTGGACGGTGCGCGAGCACGGACCGCGTGTGGGCGTGCTCGCCTCGGACAGGGAGGCGATGTTCGACCTGATCGGTCAGCTGGGCCGAGGCGTGACCAGTGCTGGCGGGACGATGGCGGCGCTGGAGATCGTCAGCGAGCCCGGTGAGCTCTCGGCTGCCGCCGACCGCCTCGAACAGGCGGGTCTGGACGCCCTCCACATCGAGGTCGCAGGCAGGGACGCCGCCCCGTTCCTGGACCTGCTCGAGGACGGTTCCTTCCGCGGCGTGCCGGTGACCATCGACCCGCTGGCCTCCGGTGGCGACGCCCTGCCTGCCTGCGCGTCGTGGAGCCGAGGCACGGACCCGGCCGGGGTGCTCGGCGCGGAGACCGGGAGCCTGCTGGTGGCGGCCCTGCGACGCGGTGGCGGCCACGGCGTGGTGTTCCCGGGGACGTCCTTCGACACCGACCGGGGACGCCTGCGCGTGTCGTCGACGGGTGTGACCGCCGGGCCGGTTGCCATGCTGGCCGACGGCCGGCCGCTGGCCGTCCCGCCGGGCGACCGGGGCAACCTCTCGCTCCCGGTGGCGGGCGTCACCAACGAGTTCCTGTGCCTGTGA
- the trpA gene encoding tryptophan synthase subunit alpha: protein MSQTPKVSETIRAANADGRAALVIYLPAGYPDMETSQECLEAAVEGGADVLEVGFPYSDPLMDGPVIQAANQVALDAGYTPVDDVAMCDRLTSRVDVPVLAMTYFNIAWHYGGVERLDGFADDCARAGLSGVILPDLPAIEGGPWQETADRVGLQTVFLTSPASTDERIGAVADRTTGFVYATSTMGVTGVRESLSDRAAPLVDRIRSVTDKPVCVGIGVSTAEHAREVASFADGVIVGSAAVRAVTDGGPKGVRKLVESLAKGVREADRG, encoded by the coding sequence ATGAGCCAGACCCCGAAGGTGTCGGAGACCATCCGCGCCGCCAACGCCGACGGCCGGGCTGCGCTGGTCATCTACCTGCCTGCCGGTTACCCCGACATGGAGACCTCCCAGGAGTGCCTGGAGGCCGCGGTCGAGGGTGGTGCCGACGTGCTGGAGGTCGGCTTTCCCTACTCCGACCCGCTGATGGACGGCCCCGTCATCCAAGCCGCCAACCAGGTCGCCCTCGACGCCGGGTACACCCCCGTCGACGACGTCGCCATGTGCGACCGCCTGACCAGCCGCGTCGACGTGCCGGTGCTGGCGATGACCTACTTCAACATCGCGTGGCACTACGGCGGTGTCGAGCGCCTCGACGGGTTCGCCGACGACTGCGCCCGGGCGGGCCTGTCGGGTGTGATCCTTCCCGACCTGCCGGCCATCGAGGGCGGCCCGTGGCAGGAGACCGCCGACCGCGTCGGACTGCAGACGGTGTTCCTCACCTCGCCCGCCTCCACCGACGAACGGATCGGTGCGGTCGCCGACCGAACCACCGGCTTCGTCTACGCCACCTCCACCATGGGCGTGACCGGCGTGCGCGAGTCCCTGTCGGACCGTGCCGCCCCCCTCGTCGACCGCATCCGGTCGGTCACCGACAAGCCCGTGTGCGTCGGCATCGGCGTGTCCACCGCCGAGCACGCCCGTGAGGTGGCCTCGTTCGCCGACGGGGTCATCGTCGGCTCGGCAGCCGTGCGTGCGGTCACCGACGGCGGCCCGAAGGGCGTCCGCAAGCTCGTGGAGTCCCTCGCGAAGGGCGTCCGCGAGGCCGACCGGGGCTGA
- the hisI gene encoding phosphoribosyl-AMP cyclohydrolase → MDADELRSTLTLTSDGLIPAIVQQHDSGEVLMMAWMTPDTLAETLALGETVFWSRSRKERWHKGATSGNTQRVVSVDADCDADTLLIRVDQGPDGVACHTGARSCFGTRIASS, encoded by the coding sequence ATGGACGCCGACGAGTTGCGCTCGACCCTGACCCTGACCAGCGACGGCCTCATCCCCGCCATCGTGCAGCAGCACGACAGCGGTGAGGTCCTGATGATGGCGTGGATGACGCCGGACACGCTGGCCGAGACCCTTGCCCTGGGCGAGACCGTGTTCTGGTCCCGCTCGCGCAAGGAGCGCTGGCACAAGGGTGCGACGAGCGGCAACACGCAGAGGGTGGTCTCCGTCGACGCCGACTGCGACGCCGACACGCTGCTGATCCGCGTCGACCAGGGCCCCGACGGCGTGGCCTGCCACACCGGGGCGCGCAGCTGCTTCGGCACCCGGATCGCCTCCTCGTGA
- a CDS encoding indole-3-glycerol phosphate synthase TrpC produces the protein MVCREAVDRVAADRAHEPTDVLRRRVAELPSPPRFAEALGRPGVRVIAEVKRASPSRGHMTDIPDPAGLAGAYVRGGAAAVSVLTEPAHFGGSLEDLRAVAGAVDAPVLRKDFVVDAHQLWQARDAGAAAALLIVAALDDETLTTLMVAADEAGLDTLVETHSAEEVRRAVVCHDRAATGRTLVLGVNARDLVTLRVDRDHIARVRAEVELPPGALLVAESGVRGPDDVRAYAAVDADAVLVGEHVATHADPEAAVHELATAVPTPHTA, from the coding sequence ATGGTCTGCCGCGAGGCGGTCGACCGCGTCGCCGCCGACCGCGCGCACGAACCGACCGACGTGCTGCGCCGGCGGGTCGCCGAGCTGCCTTCGCCGCCGCGGTTCGCCGAGGCGCTGGGCCGCCCCGGCGTCCGGGTCATCGCCGAGGTCAAGCGGGCCAGCCCCTCACGCGGCCACATGACCGACATCCCCGACCCCGCGGGTCTGGCCGGCGCCTACGTGCGCGGGGGCGCGGCCGCGGTGAGCGTGCTGACCGAACCCGCCCACTTCGGTGGGTCGCTGGAGGACCTCCGTGCGGTCGCAGGTGCCGTCGACGCGCCGGTGCTCCGCAAGGACTTCGTCGTGGATGCCCACCAGCTGTGGCAGGCCCGCGACGCCGGCGCCGCCGCAGCGTTGCTGATCGTCGCCGCGCTCGACGACGAGACCCTGACCACGCTGATGGTCGCGGCCGACGAGGCGGGGCTGGACACCCTCGTGGAGACCCACTCCGCAGAGGAGGTCCGACGTGCCGTCGTCTGCCACGACCGCGCCGCCACCGGCCGAACCCTCGTGCTCGGCGTCAACGCCCGCGACCTCGTGACGCTCCGCGTCGACCGGGACCACATCGCCCGGGTCCGCGCCGAGGTCGAGCTGCCGCCCGGCGCCCTGCTGGTGGCCGAGAGCGGCGTCCGCGGCCCCGACGACGTCCGCGCCTACGCTGCGGTTGACGCCGATGCGGTCCTGGTGGGCGAGCACGTCGCCACCCACGCCGACCCCGAGGCGGCCGTCCACGAGCTGGCCACGGCCGTCCCCACCCCACACACCGCCTGA
- the glgB gene encoding 1,4-alpha-glucan branching protein GlgB has translation MATTRPDLPDLPDLTAWLTRQRWFAAKDRPIEAARVADAVPLRVAGDPRTWLVTVAVDHADDGPSTSWQLVLTRRLHQAEPLLGTVDGVPVTELVSAPRAALALLDSARRGAHLAAASGATVTARPVGRSPDPAPTERLMGVEQSNTSVVLGEQVAVKVIRRLEPGPNPDVEITEALTTAGFEGTPPLLGVITGPDETAMAVMTGYVLGSHGAWELAVAEAAGTADHGVADRMADLGRLTAEMHRTLASTLEVRQSTVEDADRMRNRLMEDARTTERTVPEVGSGLVDAVANRRAATPSTMGRLQRIHGDFHLGQVITDGDDGWMILDFEGEPGRPVSERRRPDHPLRDVAGMLRSFAYAEAAAVRAGGDPDAAGRWRHRAEQAFVDGYGAVDRPWLDLFVLDKLLYEARYEAANRPDWLQIPLQALAPLGATMATPSTPSESSKGRKAKKGRKAGATEAGAPETSTPEASPAPTTPATAAPAPPAAPAAAEPDLPDIGEDVQALRDGRLHDPHRLLGRHQLGDGTWVVRTWRPGAVSAELVGVADAGQAEEVTGGLFQATTTSEPDPGTYRWRITYPDDQAFELVDAYAFEPTLGEVDMHLLAEGRHEQAWTAMGANPRTMHGIDGFAFAVWAPNAQSVRLVGSFNSWDGRLHPMRSLGSSGIWELFVPDVPNGAHYKYEIVTADGSLVLRADPWAKWSDVPPGTASRVWKGEYEWTAAPPSTDHLHGPMSIYEVHLASWRWTDDGEGGRRPLTYRELADELGDYVADMGFTHVEFLPVAEHPFGGSWGYQVTGHFAPTSRFGTPDDFRYLVDRLHDRGIGVIVDWVPAHFPKDEWALANYDGTKLYEHADPRQGEHPDWGTLVFNYARTEVKNFLMASALFWLESLHVDGLRVDAVASMLYLDYSRKSGEWVPNKHGGRENLEAVELLQEVNATAYKRNPHAFTVAEESTAWPGVSRPTHLGGLGFGFKWNMGWMHDTLSYFSKEPVYRRWHHNQLTFGMMYAWSEHFVLPLSHDEVVHGKGSLIGKMPGDRWQRFANLRALYGWMWGHPGKQLLFMGGEIAQEREWSEERELDWPSLMDSAHAGVRDLVRDANRAYRDLPALWRRDDDPTSFQWIDANNADANLLAFVRYGADGDPAVAVVANLSPMPQHDLRIGLPHTGGWREALNTDSEIYGGGNVGNMGRVEATDQPWHGLPASALISAPPLGVVWFVAED, from the coding sequence ATGGCCACGACCCGTCCCGACCTGCCCGACCTGCCCGACCTGACGGCGTGGCTGACACGCCAGCGCTGGTTCGCCGCCAAGGACCGCCCGATCGAGGCGGCCCGGGTGGCCGACGCCGTCCCGCTGCGGGTGGCGGGTGACCCGCGGACATGGCTCGTGACGGTCGCCGTGGACCATGCCGACGACGGCCCGTCGACCAGCTGGCAGCTCGTGCTGACCCGGCGGCTGCACCAGGCCGAGCCGCTGCTCGGCACCGTCGACGGGGTGCCTGTCACCGAGCTGGTCTCGGCCCCACGGGCAGCGCTCGCGCTGCTGGACAGCGCCCGACGGGGCGCGCACCTTGCGGCCGCGTCCGGTGCGACGGTCACCGCCAGACCTGTCGGCCGGTCGCCGGATCCCGCGCCGACCGAACGGCTGATGGGGGTCGAGCAGTCCAACACCTCCGTCGTGCTCGGCGAACAGGTCGCGGTCAAGGTGATCCGCCGGCTGGAGCCCGGCCCGAACCCCGACGTGGAGATCACCGAGGCCTTGACCACGGCCGGGTTCGAGGGCACCCCTCCCCTGCTGGGCGTCATCACCGGCCCCGACGAGACCGCCATGGCGGTCATGACCGGCTACGTCCTCGGCTCGCACGGCGCATGGGAGCTGGCGGTCGCCGAGGCGGCCGGCACCGCTGACCACGGGGTCGCCGACCGGATGGCCGACCTCGGCCGGCTGACCGCCGAGATGCACCGGACGCTGGCGTCCACCCTGGAGGTCCGGCAGTCGACGGTCGAGGACGCCGACCGCATGCGCAACCGGCTGATGGAGGACGCGCGCACCACCGAGCGGACCGTCCCGGAGGTCGGCAGCGGCCTGGTCGACGCGGTCGCCAACCGCCGCGCCGCGACGCCGTCGACGATGGGCCGCCTGCAGCGGATCCACGGCGACTTCCACCTCGGGCAGGTCATCACCGACGGCGACGACGGCTGGATGATCCTGGACTTCGAGGGCGAACCGGGCCGGCCCGTCAGCGAACGCCGACGCCCCGACCACCCGCTGCGCGACGTCGCCGGGATGCTGCGGTCCTTCGCCTACGCCGAGGCCGCCGCCGTGCGCGCTGGCGGCGACCCGGACGCGGCCGGCCGGTGGCGACACCGGGCCGAGCAGGCGTTCGTCGATGGCTACGGTGCGGTCGACCGTCCGTGGCTGGACCTCTTCGTCCTGGACAAGCTGCTGTACGAGGCCCGCTACGAGGCCGCCAACCGTCCTGACTGGCTGCAGATACCCCTGCAGGCACTCGCCCCGCTGGGAGCCACCATGGCCACTCCATCCACCCCGTCCGAGTCGTCGAAGGGCCGCAAGGCCAAGAAGGGCCGCAAGGCCGGCGCCACCGAGGCCGGCGCCCCCGAGACCAGCACCCCCGAGGCCAGTCCTGCCCCCACGACGCCGGCGACAGCCGCACCCGCCCCTCCCGCAGCGCCCGCCGCCGCCGAGCCGGACCTTCCCGACATCGGCGAGGACGTGCAGGCGCTCCGTGACGGTCGGCTGCACGACCCGCACCGGCTGCTGGGCCGCCACCAGCTCGGCGACGGCACGTGGGTGGTGCGGACCTGGCGTCCCGGTGCGGTGTCCGCCGAGCTGGTCGGCGTCGCCGACGCCGGTCAGGCCGAGGAGGTCACGGGCGGGCTGTTCCAGGCCACCACGACGTCCGAACCCGACCCCGGCACCTACCGATGGCGGATCACCTACCCCGACGACCAGGCCTTCGAGCTGGTCGACGCCTACGCCTTCGAGCCCACCCTCGGCGAGGTCGACATGCACCTGCTGGCCGAGGGCCGGCACGAGCAGGCGTGGACGGCGATGGGCGCCAACCCCCGGACGATGCACGGCATCGACGGGTTCGCGTTCGCCGTCTGGGCCCCGAACGCCCAGTCGGTGCGCCTCGTCGGATCGTTCAACTCGTGGGACGGGCGGCTGCATCCGATGCGGTCCCTGGGATCCTCGGGCATCTGGGAGCTGTTCGTCCCCGACGTGCCCAACGGCGCCCACTACAAGTACGAGATCGTCACCGCCGACGGCAGCCTGGTCCTGCGCGCCGACCCGTGGGCCAAGTGGTCCGACGTTCCCCCGGGCACGGCGAGCCGGGTCTGGAAGGGCGAGTACGAGTGGACCGCCGCGCCCCCGTCGACGGACCACCTGCACGGTCCCATGTCGATCTACGAGGTGCACCTTGCGTCGTGGCGCTGGACCGACGACGGCGAGGGTGGCCGTCGGCCGCTGACCTACCGCGAGCTGGCCGACGAGCTCGGTGACTACGTGGCCGACATGGGGTTCACGCACGTGGAGTTCCTGCCGGTCGCCGAACATCCCTTCGGTGGCTCGTGGGGGTACCAGGTCACCGGGCACTTTGCGCCGACCTCGCGGTTCGGCACGCCCGACGACTTCCGCTACCTCGTCGACCGCCTGCACGATCGCGGCATCGGGGTGATCGTGGACTGGGTGCCAGCACACTTCCCCAAGGACGAGTGGGCCCTGGCCAACTACGACGGCACCAAGCTGTACGAGCACGCCGACCCCCGCCAGGGCGAACACCCCGACTGGGGCACGTTGGTGTTCAACTACGCCCGTACGGAGGTCAAGAACTTCCTGATGGCCTCGGCGCTGTTCTGGCTCGAGTCGCTGCACGTCGACGGCCTGCGCGTGGACGCGGTCGCGTCGATGCTGTACCTCGACTACTCCCGCAAGTCCGGCGAGTGGGTGCCCAACAAGCACGGCGGACGCGAGAACCTCGAGGCCGTCGAGCTGCTCCAGGAGGTCAACGCCACCGCCTACAAGCGCAACCCGCACGCCTTCACCGTCGCCGAGGAGTCCACCGCTTGGCCGGGCGTGTCACGTCCCACCCACCTCGGCGGGCTCGGGTTCGGGTTCAAGTGGAACATGGGCTGGATGCACGACACGCTGTCGTACTTCTCCAAGGAACCGGTCTACCGGCGCTGGCACCACAACCAGCTGACCTTCGGGATGATGTACGCGTGGAGCGAGCACTTCGTCCTGCCGCTGTCCCACGACGAGGTCGTCCACGGCAAGGGCAGCCTGATCGGCAAGATGCCCGGCGACCGCTGGCAGCGGTTCGCCAACCTGCGGGCGCTGTACGGCTGGATGTGGGGCCATCCCGGCAAGCAGCTGCTGTTCATGGGTGGCGAGATCGCCCAGGAGCGCGAGTGGTCGGAGGAGCGCGAGCTGGACTGGCCGTCGCTGATGGACAGCGCACACGCGGGTGTCCGCGACCTGGTCCGTGATGCCAACCGGGCGTACCGCGACCTGCCGGCCCTGTGGCGACGCGACGACGACCCGACCAGCTTCCAGTGGATCGACGCCAACAACGCCGACGCCAACCTGCTGGCCTTCGTCCGGTACGGCGCCGACGGGGATCCGGCGGTGGCCGTGGTGGCCAACCTCTCCCCGATGCCGCAGCACGACCTGAGGATCGGGTTGCCCCACACGGGTGGCTGGCGCGAGGCGCTCAACACCGACTCCGAGATCTACGGCGGCGGCAACGTCGGGAACATGGGCCGGGTCGAGGCAACCGACCAGCCGTGGCACGGCCTGCCCGCCTCGGCGCTGATCAGCGCACCGCCGCTGGGCGTCGTCTGGTTCGTCGCCGAGGACTGA